The genomic window TAAACATACATAATTTTAAAGATAGAATGTATGATTTCCACGAAGTACCCGTAAAAATGATacataataacatttatatatcactttaaggtttgcaaagtacttaaaaatgttctctctcttgatcctcacaataaccctaggaggtgggtgctactactatccccaatttacaaataaggaaactgtgacaaatagaggttaagtacttgcagctagtatgtgtctgatgctggattttaCTTCAGATCTTAATTGAACTGCTCTGCTACCTAGTTGTTGTCACTcattaagtcatgtctgactctatgtaACTTCACAGACAAAATCTTGGCAaaaattttggggttttcttgacaaaaatactggaatagtttgccatttcattctccactaTGTCCTctatttacatatgaggaactcaagcaaatagagattaaatgacttgcccagggtaacagagagaggaagtgtttgaggctaaatttgaactcagatcttcttaactccaggttcAATCCTTTATACATTGCAACACCTAGGTGCCCCAACTATACGGTGTGCAGTGGTATTGCTGtaatttttcaaaaggaaaggacaaaatataaaatagaccaTTTCTATTATCCAAAATTGAAATACTTGTATTAAGGACAAAATCTATACAATTAGAATAAGGAGAGAAGCAACTGattaggaaaaatatttgcatcaaagaAGAGATGTTTTCACACTGTAGACCAGTGAGCTTGATTTTGTCACCTGAAAAAATTCTAAAAACTTCCATTAAAAGGATTTTTAGTGACTGTCTAGAAAAGAAAGTTGTGAAAGGAAGAACCAAGATATATAATAGCAGGAAAAAATACAGTGAGCTCCACTTCCCCCCAAAAAGGATCTAGGAAACAAACCACATtgatccccccaaaaaagtcatttttccaTTCCAGGTCAACATAGGAAGACAGAAAAGTTTGTGTACACTGGGGATGGGGACTGGCCAAAAGGACAGGAGCAGGTTTATATCAGCACCCAGAGACTAAAAGAAGACTGGAGCTGTACCCATGGGATACAAGAAGTCCTACTCCCATACTGGGACACTAAGGCCTCATCCATGGTGTGGAACAGCACTCAGCTTCTTGGTCACAGATCCAGGACATATTGAGGAGGGAGTCATTATGCTGACAagaatatttgacaaaaatgcaaaaaaaaaaaaaatccaaaatattaCTTAGCAAAGctccaaaagaaaacacagactagCCACAGATTCAAtcagaattcctagaagagatgttacaaaggtttaaaaagagagaaaatactttCATAGATAAAATgggtgatagaagaaaaattggaaatagcaatgagagctatgcaagaaagaattggaaaagtacTTCTTAGCTTGgagtaagaaatagaaaattttgtcaaagcaacaaactccctgaaaattaaatGCACCAAATAAAAGCTAATGATTCAATGAGATatcaaaaatttgaaaacatagtcaaaagactgaagaaagaaggaaatttaagGTACCTCATACCAAatacaattgacctagaaaaaagATCAGAGAAGAGAAATCATTAAGAGTCATTGAACTACCacgacaaaaagagagaaagagaggggagtaggaacaagggagggagagagggagagagggcctAACCGTTGTATTTCAAgaagtttaaaagaaaatgcCCTAGAGTTCTTAGAATGAAAATGcaaagaggagataaaaagaatccattggtcatctcctgaaagaaattccaaaatgaaaactcacattATGGCCAAAGTCCAAATCTTctaggacaaagaaaaaatacttcaagcaaccaaaaagaaagagataaagtgCAGAAGAGCCACATTAAAGATCACACCTGATTTAGAACTCCCACTATAAAGGAGCACATAGCTTGAGATGTGTAATATTCTAGAAGGCAACGTATATGAAGTGGTGAAGGTTTGCAACCAAAAATAGCTTGCCTAGCAAAGTTGAATATAATCCTAGAGTAAAAAGAAagaacctttaatgaaatagaggactttcaaaaacTTCTGTGGAAAAGATCAGAAccaaatagaaattttgaagCATAAACATAAGtcaagagaaatattaaaaagtagACATGAATTAGCAATCATAGAGAATTAAATAAGGATAAATTGCTAATATTCTACTATAGGGAGATGTTGCATGTTTTCTCAGAACCTGTTTATCACCAGTAGTCAGAGAGTTTAATAAAACAGAAGGTCTGGTAACAGTTTTATTATATCTTgatcattttctaaaattttcacttattttatttttaatgttttaaatgagACAAGCATTTCCAAAGCAAAATAGAGTAACAAAAAGATGATTGtaaatgaaactgcaaatcttttatgtacaacttgctattcctttgaaataaatttatcttgtaaatttctttttttcttgctgtatgattttatttttttttgaaaaaaacagaacagttaggttggagaaggaaaaatttaataagaaaaaaatttgaataagaaaaccatgataataatttttaatatagcATTGTAATGTTTGCAaggcacatacatatattctcCATGAGCACTGTCTTCAATTATTTCCAAAgttttaatattaaataatatcttatattattaatattattgttacaCTACCACATAATAttgattagcatttatatagacttATATAGCCAGTGTAATTGTAGTATACAAAAGTGGGATGGACTACTAGGAAAACCTCTTATCACTGGACATTTTTAAGCCAAGACTGATTGACCAACTTATTTAGCATGCTctagattctttttcaggtataaGTTATATGGATTGTGTGGTCACTTTAGATTCCTTTGAACCTTGATATTCTATGGTTCTGTGAAATATACAttgtaggtattcaataaatgtttatttgaatgaatatataaatatattttaaattatctaaATAACATGTATATTTTAATAGAACTCTGCTAATATTATTGAATTTATtagtcaataaaaacaaaatacaaaggacAATGTCCtagacaaaaaacaaaagtacTATCACCCTTGAaacattttactttttcctcAAATACAGATTtttcataagaactttctcaacACCCTCTTTTACCTCCTTGTTCCTCAGACTATAAATGATAGGGTTTAGCATTGGGGTCACTACCCAGTAAGATAGGCCAATGAGTTCATCAGAAGTCTTAGTGTCCTTTGATTGGGGCTTCATATACATGAAAAGGGCTGAGCCATAGAATAAGATTACCACAGTCAGATGGGCTGAGCAGGTAGAAAAggctttcttcctcccctcaatAGAGTTGATTCTTAGGATAGCAGAGAGGATGAAGAcataggagaagaaaatgagcaaCAAAGGGATgactaagaaaatgaaatttccaaCTGTCATGATAAATACATTGAGGGAAATGTCTCCACAGATAAGTTTGAGAAGAGCCAGGATCTCACAGGCGAGATGGTCAATGATGTTGTCACAGAAAGGTCTCATCATAGCCAATAGAGTGAGTAGCAGGGAATACAGAAAGCCTAACACCCAGGTCCAAATTGCCATGTGGATACAGAGTCCCTTGTTCATTATGATGGTGTACCTTAGGGGATTGCAGATGGCAACATACCGGTCAAAAGCCATCACAGCCAGAAGCACACACTCTGTACAGCCCAGGCCAAGAGAAATAACCAGTTGTAGTGCACATCCAGTgaaggaaatggattttttttcagacATAAAATTTACCAACATTTGAGGAATGGAGGAGGATGTGTAACAGATATCTAGAAAAGAGAGGTTcccaaggaaaaaatacatagggGTGTGAAGGTGGGGATCTAGTATGCTGATGATAATGAGGATGGTGTTTCCCAGTAAGATCACTAGGTACATCATCAGGCAGAGAGCACAGAGAAACATCTGGAGACCTGGGTAATGAGAAAGCCCAACTAGGAAAAACTCAGTCACAGTTGTGTAATTCTCGTGGTCCATGCTATTGCATCTGGGTCACCTGCAGGATTTAAGGAAGGACACAGTTCATACAAATTGAAATTGCTTAATAACaatgatttgcatctctaataacatataataatttCCCCTATGATATTACATCCTGTATTACATtgtatgtgaaagaaaaaaatgaagaaatgttgTCACAAAGCAGGACATGTTATCCCAAGTACATGGCAGCataactaagaataaataaaaatattgacaAAGTTGAACACATCTATATCTGGCACCCtatggtttacaaaatattttcatatttttatctcatttgaattttcCCTATAATTCTGTGAAGGAAATATGtgtttaaatcttgcctttgataGAGTTTAAAtatatgaccatgggcaggtcacATAACCTTTCAGTGACTCAAGGAAACCTTCTAAGCTTATGGCAGATGATTGGCCAATCTGCATTCCTGTAGAGTATTTATATGATGGAATTTTCTCACACTGACATTTTCTCACATCTTGACTGACACTCCCCAAACCATCTTCTTCCCCTACAAATTCTATGTAACTCAGAGAGTAGTAAGTAAGCTGTCTTAGACCAGTAGGCATTATCAAAACCAAACACAGGTTTTTGGCTACAGCCTTCTAGCACAAGGAAAAGatatattaattgatttttactttaattcattcattcacaccaATCCAGGGCTTTTACACTTCAACTTTCCTTGTAAAATGGCAATATAGGAGATCTAAATTAAACACCTTTTATTTCCATGTTGCCACTGAAAAAAAATACCTAAATAAAATTAACAGCACTAATTTTTTACTGaaattaattacataaaattggtTCAAATAAGGTCATTTCTATTTCTGATCTTAGACCTTCCTACTAGAGCTTCCTAAATTTTTCTGCTGTCCTCAAAATTTCtctatataatttctttttatgtctATATTTTTGAGGGAGAGGCACCCTACTCCTTGATAAAACTTACTTTTCTATCACTATTCTTGACCCAGTCCTTTTCCAGAACTTGATTCCAGTAATTATTCCCATGACTTTTGATTACTCTTTCTGCACAGACTCTTTCCTCTCTACACATCTATTcaggtcttcctttttttttattaattaattttatttattttcagtgttctacaatcactaccatataacttagattattattttccctccctcccctctccttccccgagacagcatacaattttgtataggttctacacgtacattcttatttaatatattttcactacagtcatgctgtgttgaggaattaaaatgaatgagagaaatcatctaacaaaccaacatgcaatacacacacacacacacacacacacacacacacacacacaaatgatctgctacattctacaattgaattccatagttctttctctggatatggaaggcattgtGTCTTGAAGGTCTTCCTTTTTATAAAAGAAGATTTCTCTGCTGCTCATGCTACCatccctctgtctcttttcctttattGCTAAACT from Notamacropus eugenii isolate mMacEug1 chromosome 1, mMacEug1.pri_v2, whole genome shotgun sequence includes these protein-coding regions:
- the LOC140522965 gene encoding olfactory receptor 13D1-like translates to MDHENYTTVTEFFLVGLSHYPGLQMFLCALCLMMYLVILLGNTILIIISILDPHLHTPMYFFLGNLSFLDICYTSSSIPQMLVNFMSEKKSISFTGCALQLVISLGLGCTECVLLAVMAFDRYVAICNPLRYTIIMNKGLCIHMAIWTWVLGFLYSLLLTLLAMMRPFCDNIIDHLACEILALLKLICGDISLNVFIMTVGNFIFLVIPLLLIFFSYVFILSAILRINSIEGRKKAFSTCSAHLTVVILFYGSALFMYMKPQSKDTKTSDELIGLSYWVVTPMLNPIIYSLRNKEVKEGVEKVLMKNLYLRKK